The Tubulanus polymorphus chromosome 4, tnTubPoly1.2, whole genome shotgun sequence genomic interval ttttaaattttgaaaagccaATATACATGATCGATTGACGGACAATTCCCTGTCGTAGTgacaatttcatattcattagTAGCACGGGTGCGATTATAATGATTtcgaaatcaatttacaaattaCCGCGAAAGTAATGTTGTTACCGTGACAATCGAaacacatggctaattagcataataGGATATCACTCGGGAATGGCGTTGTCTAAACTAATGAGGTTAATGATGGAATTTTCCGGATGGGATTTATCTCCACACGAAAACTACCGAACTGTTAATGTTTGTGACTACAAAACTGGAACTTCCTGCGGCAAGCGTATATCAACGTTTCATCTTTCGTTGGCGGAATTTTAAATGACACTGCTCGCAAACAAACCCTTAAAGATGACTTCGTCTTAAACTCAAGTAAACTATTCAGGCCTACGATACTCGATTAGAAATCACGACATTTGGAATAATGTTGCAACAGCACTCGATTCGAgcatcaatatttgatgataacattttcaattttaacgATCATACACTTACCACGGTTTAGCCATCGTAATCCGTGAATTCTAATTAACACCGACGAGATATAGTCTTATCCGCGACGAAACATAATAAATACGTAGGCCAACAAAATATCTACGCACGCAGGCTAATGTATGTATCTCAAAATCTAATCATCGTAAAGGACGGAGTGTTGATTCCCCGCTCGTTAACAGGTGTGCGAGTGTCTGTGAGTGTCTGTGTTTGAGTGTCGCAGCTTCACGACGCTGTTGCTTGCTAAATACACGACAGTTCGTTGCAGCATTCCCCGTATAGTaggtacatacatatataggTAGACTCGATCAGaacacgcgcgcgcgcgtcatcgttttatcatcatcatcattacgCGTGTAATTTCAAAGGCGGCGCCGCCAGCTACGAACCGcttgtatttattattatcatactCGATTTTAAAGAAGCATTCGACGATAAAACTGAAAAGCGTTTTGAATATCAGATGACTGCGCGAGAATCGACTAATGAAACTGAATGATCAGAAGCGTTTTGAATATCAGGCGGCTGAATAAGTTTTCACGCCGCAATTCGATATCGCACGAAATGTGCTACGACCACCTTAGAATCCTGGCAACGCAAGTCGtataatcaatcaaataaatttcctgcaatatgtatttttttccaGGCGAACTGCGTTATATCCGTGCATCGCCACAAAATGATTCATCTTAAGTgcgatatttgaaaaaatcacgAGAATTGTCTATGacatattgtattgtatttgaagaaTGTTTTCATCCaatattatcataaaattttggCATTGATCGAAAATTATCGACAAATTTTTACTGAGTACAATTATATAGATTTATGAAGTAAATCGAAAGTATTTTGTAATGCTTGTAAAGCTAATGCAAAATAGATGCAGACCGTTGTAGTCTCATGGAGCCTAGTGTTAGCAGATGGATGGAAAATCCACGATACAAGTTTCAAGATCTCGTTAAGACGGGCTCTTATGTGTCGatatcattcattttgaatagaGATTGATTTCTGAAATGATCCTTTCCTCTCGAATCCTGTAGTAAATATTAACCAAGAAAATTCGCAGTTGTGGATATTTTACCGTAAACGGCACGGAGTGTTTACttccgctattttaccgtacatcgtcgctgattggctcaTTTACACCGCGCATGCGCACAGAGGTGCACGACTTTACACGAAAATTCAAGGAATGTGTGGAGAAACGACGAATAGAGTTCCCGAATGATAAATACCATTTTAGATCTCGTGATTACAAAAACGAGATAacgaatttagaattttgttaATGTTATTTTTGTATTTGACAAATGATATTCGAAAGCAAATCCACTAGAATCGTCGCAGGATATTGATTGTGATTATCGAAATCATTCTTGTAACACGGTATGCGCGTCAGACGGCTATGTATTACGAGTTGTAAAAAATATTCCGTACCACTATGTCCGCCGAGTCTGAAAATATAAGTGCGGCGTAGCAAACACAGTCGAGAGCTCGATATACACTACAATACTCGTTCGTCGCCCTTAACCACTCTACAAGCGACGATAACGGGAATAAATCTCGTTGAAATCTTGTCGTCGAAAAACGTGGAAATTGATTGCATGAATTCGCAACATTCCGGGCATACAATTTTACGAAATTTGTTTTTCGGGAGATGAAGCCGATTTGCGAAGGAACTAATCTGTAAATAGCTCATAGTGCAATCGTGCAAACTGAAAGAAACGGAAAGTGTCATTGTTCCGAGGCGGATTACGAAAATCGAATTTCATAGAATTGATTAGTAAATATCAGAAAGCTAAATCGTCGATGCAACGATAAACGGTGTAGTTTCCGAGGCAAACTTATAGGCTGTGCTTGTTACGAAAGGGGGTGGTATTATCCAATGAGAATACGTGAATAAAGAGATGTGGGATTACAGATGAGTCGTTTATTTTCTCCAGACTAATAATACTACAAGGAGatcatagaaatataaatcatgATAAGGAATATTTACGATATATCAGCCTATACATGAACAAAGAGACGATCGGCCACCTGGCGGTAATAGCTGAAACTATGActtcagtacgcctgatgatggctaatagttgTTAgacgaaacgtcgctcctaaatataatcattctgacatagaacttttcaattttggcttcgttattgtgggatttcccTCGTTGCGATTCCAAACTGATTCAGCGCTGAATATCCGTTCACCCATCATTAGATACCCCATCTATTTCATTCGAGATTTAATATGCGCGGCGTTTCGGCGTCGTTTCTAATAATTCCCTGTGTGAATGCACAACGTAGCTATTGTTTCACGCGCGTACAATTAGGAGAATGACGACGTCTCTTGAGTTATTGCCTGAAGTGTTCTGTATAAGATGGGACGACGCACAGCTGCGTAAACAAACCGCATATTACAGTCTCCAATCACGACTTGATGTAAACGAATGGACGGACGTTTAATAAGGACGGGAGCGATTGAAGAGTGTacagaaaattaactttaattcgAGAACAATCTAAAAAATCCTTAAAAAAATCTGCGGACCTTGCCAAAGTCCGCGTTTGGCTACGTTGAAATGCGATCTGAATTCGTtccaatgatttttttctctcgTGGCTTTTGTCATTATTATCACAATGTCCGTGTAATAAACTCCAGGGAGAAGTTATTAGAGAGCCACAAATTGAAAGGCATATATTTCGCTACGGAATTGATCGTAAGGTCTAAAAGCCTCCGGTGCCTGAATTGACAAGACGTTTACGTACGTGGGCCAGTCACAGGATGACAACTATAATTGATGAACAGTGTCTTCAAGTCTTGAAGTGCCACTAGACCGAACTCTGGCTGCTGTTTGATAAAGATACAATCGCAAGCCATTTCAGATACGGCGGTATGTAGATAACTGTATAAATTGGTTGGAGGTTTTTTTGGAGGACACATCACCCGGTAATGGGTGGGGCGTTTCATGTTGATATTGTTTGGTCCTTAATAACAAATCATCTTAAGTACAAATCATCATCAGCCACTTTGGAAGATATTTCCCTCTGTGAAGAAATTATTGAACTAGCCTTTAGCCTACCAGTGATGAAGTTCATTACCTATTTTTCATATTACTGTAACGCTGATATGTTTGTCGCTCCCCATAACCCGCCCAAGACGGGAATCCTGCCTGTATAATATCTGTGTTATATTCTTGAGCGAAGTAAAGGACACAACGGGAAACCGATGGTCATTACGCGAGGGCTTGCGTATGTTCCAGCTACAGCGCACACTGTGACAGACGACCACTTTAGGCGTCATAGACGAGATGTCAAGGTCACGCACTTGGCGAATGTTTTACGATCGTTCTGCGAAGTGTTTTGTACCTGCGGTGCACATGTTTTATCACCGATGTTGTATCCATTAACGTTCGTGTTTTTCCATAAATTTTCACACGTCCGGGGCCCATCAGTGACCGGCTGTAtttaaccatggactctaaaacgattttttttattactaGAGTCCATGACTAGACCCAGTGCGCTCTTGAACAATGATGGTTCTTCTGAAGAACCGTATGGGGTTCTTCAGAGGAACCCTTAAAGGAAATAAGTCACTTCAGTATAACTGATCTTTTTAACGATGCTTCAATGAGCGTGTATGGGAGTACCGCAACGTCAAGCGCAGAACCGCAACGTCAAGCGCAGGACCACCACGTCAAGCGCGGGACCGCCACGTCAAGCGCAGGACCGCCACGTCAAGCGCGGGACCGCCACGTCAAGCGCAGGACCGCCATGTCAAGCGCGGGACCACCACGTCAAGCGTGGGACCGCCACGTCAAGCGCAGGACCGCCACGTCAAGCGCAGGACCGCCACGTCAAGCGCGGGACCGCCACGTCAAGCGCAGGACCGCCACGTTATGTGCAGGGTTCTAGCACGAGTAAGAGGAGTGATCATCACATGATCGTCATAACAGGTCTCCTGCTGTGTTCTGAGCTGCGTGACAGATGATGTGtacttttttgaaaaagaactaCCAATTCTTGGAAAATGAAGAGACTAAGATCTACCACGGACAAAAACATTTCCACAGTGTTTGAAAGTAACTATATCAGTAAAGCAAGAGAACTACATTCATCATACGATACGATCGAATTAAACAGTTGCTTCAAATGCTCTTTCGTTATTCTGCATACAAAACAGGCAAAACGTTATTAACTGTTTACCCGATGAAGCTACTGTACATTAGCAGAGAAAGATCGTACTACAAAATGAACAAGTTAACGTATGAAGCACTATCCTGTCTCGCTATATTTATATGGTACTTAAATAATGTCTCCTTTCTCGCCTTCTTTTATGACAACCGTGACAGATGCCACTGGCAGTTATTAAAGTACATAATGCAATTGCGTTGAAATACAACGATGTCAATGGTTACAATGCTTCCTGCTGCCATGCttcctcggcagggattccgACCAGAATGCCTCCTGCCAACATAAAACGAATGCCCGGtcttttcaaattagaaatttcCCTCGTTCAAAACGATCCAAATGAATCATGCAAAGTCAAAATACAGCAGTAAGTTGTTGGTTTAACTATTGGGTTTCGAAGTTTCTCTTGTTTCTCTTTGCAGTCCGAAATCATGCATTGCCTTAAGCATAGCAAATGGGATCCATGAAAATTGAAAGGATTGGTCAGAAAGGAGGACATATCTCGTATAAACCAGCCACGTCAACCGAAGGTCACAGGGAGTTCTCTCTCGGCGAATTTCAGTTTTCGTACTTTTCCCACTAGTGGTCCGAACAAAGGAACGCACTATAGTTCggtattttttgcatttaccAGTTTCGGCCATCTTAGGTCCGAACTACAGCGACCGCGTTCAGTAACGTGGTTCGCTATCTCCGGGCTATAGTTCCGATttaactgacattcggtttcacgtTGTTTGCAAATGTcgaataaatctaataaacgaAGTTCGCCCTTGACGTCGACGATCGACGATCTCCATCTTGACAACGTCGGCAACCTCGATGAGAAAGGGGAAAATATGGGATGGAACCCCTTAGATCCGTTCCCGCTACCCACTCTTATACATCGATTTGTCTCAAGGTTAGCATGTGTATAGAATGTATTCATCAATGTTAACAATACTTCATCAACATATATCACACAATCTCTGCACTTCATTGATTACGAAGAAGCGAGACAGGTGGCACCCGGCAGACGACGTAACATATACACATAACCTAAAATCGGTCTTTGTCGTAAGATCTTCGACatatcttttcaaaagaaaaaacgtGTTTGGAAGTTGAGAATGTCACAAAATATCGGATACTTACGAATCAGACGCAAGCTATGCGGCCGTTTTCAGTCGTTGATGTTACTTAAAATGAGCTTTTTGATGACGGTCATTTTTGTGATTAGTTGTGTATTTCTCAATTACAGCCGATACACTTTTCAGGGTCGGTCTGAACGCGGTGACTATACCGGCACTGTTGCGAGAAACCTTCCTCGTCGTGTTGGCGAATCCGCCTGGCGGGATATTTGCAAAGGGCTTTTTAAAGGGGAGAAGACGGCGATACACAAAGCCAGGAACTACATGAAAGTTTACCCGATGAAATCTATAACCGACTTAGAATACCTTCGAATACTATCGAATTTAACTTGCTCCGAATTCATTGCGAAAAACGGTTATTTTACGTCGCCGACATCGTTAGAAGAGGCGAATTTCCCGCTCGCCTACGGGATATTAATCTACAAGGATTTCGAACAGTTTCAACGAGTTTTCAGAGCGGTTTACATGCCTCAGAATTACTATTGCATCCACGTCGATAGCAAAAGTCCCGACGCATTCTATAACGCGGTTGTCAAGTTAACTGATTGTTTCAAAAACGCTTACGTTGTCGGAACACGCGTAGACGTGCGTTGGGGAGAGTCTAGTTTGTTGAAAGCGGAACTTACTTGCGCCAGAGATCTcttaaaatacaaaaattggaaatacTACATTAATCTTAGTGGTCACGAGTTTCCGTTAGTAAGTAACCGCCAGCTCGTCCGCGTATTCAAAGCATACAATGGATCGAATGACATAGATGTCCAGTACCCGAAAAAACAATGGTAATCATTAATGCATTTTCAATTCGTTTTTTAAACTAATTGAATAGATATCTTAAAGGATATCGGATAATGGCGTATACAATCGGatattccacttgtggcatgtgcggatccaccaggttctaTAACTCTTGTTccatattgataaatttctataatcatttttgagaggatgttcactacgtcatcaatatatcctggCTGGACTGGTGAACgggtattcaaattcataatcaCTTCACGATCCTTGATATTATATagctatatataatattattcattgTCAACGATATTAAGCATTATATGTGTTATTTCAAAGAGTCAATAACGTTATTTTCTTTTCCAACATGATCTCGTTACAACAAGGATATCGTGATTCATCTGTGGTTATCCTATCGATAGTACTACAACAGATACTAATCGTTTTTTTTCCTGATTGTTTTCAGGGTATTGCGATGGCGATACCGATGGTTGTCGCCATCCAACCAAACCATGGTATTTAAAGAGTCGCCTCCTCATCACTTCACGCCGAGGAAAGGCGAGGCGCATGTGACTGCGAGTCGGGAATTCATGGAGTTCGCGCTAACTGACGATAAAGCTAAAGACTATTACTATTGGTTGCACGACACGCTGATGCCGGACGAATCGTTCTACACGACCTTGAACTTCAATGGGACAATCTGTGCACCGGGTAGCTACGTAGGTAGGTGTCCCCGTTTATCAGGACTTTGGGATTGCCTTATTTGAACAATCCATTAACAACgaatgtattttctttttttttacaagGAAACCTAGAAGAAAAGAGTCATCAATATGAGGCCCGGTATAAGAACTGGGGGCATGCTCAACCGAAATACATGGGCGGGAAGAAGATCAAATGTCAAGGTCTATGGAGGAGCGATATTTGCATACCGGGAGTTAGTGATATGTCAAAGATCATGCGCCCAAACAATACGAAACTCTTTCTGAATAAAGTTTTTCAAGATTTCGATTATTTGACGTACGATTGTTTGGAGGATTATCAACGCAATCTGACGATCTGGTCGACTTCTGCAAATTTCACATTCGATGATTCGCATTACCGGAATTTAACGTTTGTTAAG includes:
- the LOC141904768 gene encoding N-acetyllactosaminide beta-1,6-N-acetylglucosaminyl-transferase-like; the protein is MEFALTDDKAKDYYYWLHDTLMPDESFYTTLNFNGTICAPGSYVGNLEEKSHQYEARYKNWGHAQPKYMGGKKIKCQGLWRSDICIPGVSDMSKIMRPNNTKLFLNKVFQDFDYLTYDCLEDYQRNLTIWSTSANFTFDDSHYRNLTFVKNKRDCN